GGTAGACTACGATTTAAGCAAAAAAACAATGTAATTTTAATTGTCAAACAACAAATTGAATTTCAAACGCTTATTGCAACGTTACATTTTTTTTGCATTTTTTTTATTATTTAGACTTTGCAGAATCAAATAATTGCCTTATGTTTGCAATGTCAAAACGAGGAAGGGTGCCTGAGTGGCCGAAAGGAACAGTTTGCTAAACTGTCGTACTGGAAACGGTACCGCGGGTTCGAATCCCGCCTCTTCCGCAGACAACAGCGCTTTCAGAGAAATCAGAAAGCGCTTTTTTTGTTTCTGGTGAAAAAACAGCACCTCGTTTAAAATCCAGCAGAAAGCGGTTCATGAGAACAAGACAGTTCAAGAACACCTATAAAATTTAGCTATCGAATCCTACTCTTCACACGATCAATCTTAATCCGTACAATTTTTAAAACAATTGAAAAAAATGTTTTAAATTCTCAAGCCAATTAGGGCTGACGTCCTCGGGTTGTGTTCGTATTGTGTTCGTACCACCTTCGGAGATGAACAATCTGGCGACCATTAGTGACCTGATTCCGACCAGATAATTCCTGTACAGGGTCTGGTCGGAATCAGGTCAGCATCTGTACAACATCTGTATCGCATCCGAATAAGGTACGAAGCAGGTACGAACAAAAGGCAAGTTACATTCCTGAACATCGTTGTACAATCTTTAGGCCCCAATAAGTATTGTAAATATTTTATCAATTTATTACATTGTGTTTGATTTTCATAACGCTATTAGATTGTTAAAAGCAATTTGTTCAACTTTGGCAATATGAAACAGCTTAAAAGAACAGGTCATCTACAAATTCCCTTCGGTACGCTCGAACTTGTACTCCTGACAGATGGTTATTTTACACTCGAAACATTACAGCCTACCCTTGCCCCAAAAATACCGTCTCAACTAGTCGAAACGGAACTGCAAAGGCTTTCACTTTCAACAAAGATCTACCAAGCGCCCATCATCATCATGCTGATTAAACAACAGAATCGATACATACTCATTGATACTGGTGAGGGACATTATGACACCGACAATGCCGGAAATTTAACGGAAAGTCTGCTTTTAGCGAATATTGACCGTAATAAAATAACAGATATTCTCATTACGCACGCACATCGCGACCATATCGGTGGCATATTAGATACCGATGGTTCACCCAATTATCCAAACGCAACTTACTACATGGCTAAACCCGAATTTGAGTTCTGGATGTCAGATCGTCCTGATTTTTCCAAGAGCGAAAATCCAGAAATTGCTCAAGCTAGCATCGATTTAATACGAAAAACACTCGTTGCTATTGAGGTCAAATTACAGCTATTTGAACCGGGCGATCAACTATTTTCCTGCATTCATACAGAATCAGCAGCTGGGCATACCCCAGGCCATATCATCTATACAATAAAATCCGACAACAGAGCAATTACAAATCTTGTCGATCTGATACATTCACCGATCCTAGTTTCCCAGCCTCATTGGGGAACTCAATGGGATATTGACTTCCATCGTGCTGTCGATACACGGATAAAAATACTTGATCGCTGTTATCGAGAACAGACACTTGTGGTCGCATCCCATATGCCTTGGCCAGGGATAGGCTTCATTGGTAGAAAAAACAACGGTAAAGAATTGGAGTGGATTCCTAAAAACAGCATTAACTAAAATGTCTTTTCAAAAAAACACACAGCAGATAGCTATTTTGCTTGAACCGCTATTCTTCAACCTCCTGCATTCCTGAATGCTCCAAAAACTGACGTGGAGATACCCCATTATGCCTTTTAAAATAATTGGAAAAACCCGCTAGATCATTGAAATTAAGATCTACTGCAACTTGTTTGATCGATTTTCCTGCACATAGCAATTCAGACGTAATAACATTAACAACTTCTTTCGCGATAAAAGAATTGGCATTCATATCGAGGTGCTTCCTGCAGAACACATTCAGGTAATTTGCAGAGACACCTAATTTATCCGCATAATATTTGACCGAACGATGCTCCCGACCAAATGCTAAAAGTAATAACGAAAAACGTGTTAGAAGGGGTTCAAGTTTACCTTTTTTCCTATGTTTTAATTTCCCCACAACTTCTCGGTTGAACATTAATGCTATAATCCTGAATTTTGAAAAAATAATCTCCTTCATCCCCCGTTTGAATACTAACTCCCGATCGATCCCCTTAAACTCATTCAACATTTCCCGAAAAACCCTAGCCGAAAGTTTCATCACAGGATTATTTTTATAATAATCAATCGGATAAATAAAAAAGTTCTCAAATGTCTTAAAAAGCCGCCCGGAAACAAATACGGTATGTGATTTCGTACCTGCCCAAATATCCCAGTTATGAATCTGGCCAGGAAAGACCATGTGTAACTGCTTACAATTTATTTCATAAGCAACCCCATCGATAATATGCGTGCCACCACCTCTTTCAAACAACAAAAACGAAAAAAAATCAAGTCCGACAGGCTCATTTCTAAACATCTGCCGCTCAGTCCTGAAATATAGAATCTCTTCTTTTGTCCCCTTCAATTCTTGAAAATATGCAAAATGCTCTATTTCATAATTTTTGTTTTTCATCATATCCAATCATTTGTAGCAAATGACATTTTCAACATCTTTCACAATGATCAAAACGCCATCCCTATAATTCTAGGAAACCTGTCATATCTGGTGAAGAAATTCATCAATCTCCCTCATAGTATCGAATTAAAATAACATTGAATTAAAATAACATTGAATTTATCGATTCTCAAAACATGGGCAGCGAAATGAATGATTTGATAAAGCATATTGATGAATTTTATAAACGATTTTTCCATTTCACCTACTATCAACAAGAAATAATTAGAATAAAACAGGCCTCTATTCGCAAAAAATAGAACTAGTAATACAAGCGTTCTTTCAACTGATATACTTACTGAACAAATAGCTCTTTTGATCCCTAATAAGAGCAACATATCTACGGTTATAAATATCATTTCTGGCACTTTACAAAAAAATACCTGAAACCAGTGATAAGGGGTATGGACCAATTCAGCTATTTTTGCTGGAAAGAAGAGTGAAAAATGAAAAAGTTAATTGGATGCTATTTAGTCATTTTAAGTATCGGACCACTTTGCTTAAAAGCGCAGGAAAATCTAAAGTTTGACGATAATTTCAACGTATGGAACATACAGAAAGGCCAGTCAGCAACTGTTTTTGCAGCCAAAGCTTATGTCCGTGCTCAACCCAGT
The Sphingobacterium multivorum genome window above contains:
- a CDS encoding MBL fold metallo-hydrolase, with translation MKQLKRTGHLQIPFGTLELVLLTDGYFTLETLQPTLAPKIPSQLVETELQRLSLSTKIYQAPIIIMLIKQQNRYILIDTGEGHYDTDNAGNLTESLLLANIDRNKITDILITHAHRDHIGGILDTDGSPNYPNATYYMAKPEFEFWMSDRPDFSKSENPEIAQASIDLIRKTLVAIEVKLQLFEPGDQLFSCIHTESAAGHTPGHIIYTIKSDNRAITNLVDLIHSPILVSQPHWGTQWDIDFHRAVDTRIKILDRCYREQTLVVASHMPWPGIGFIGRKNNGKELEWIPKNSIN
- a CDS encoding helix-turn-helix domain-containing protein, which produces MMKNKNYEIEHFAYFQELKGTKEEILYFRTERQMFRNEPVGLDFFSFLLFERGGGTHIIDGVAYEINCKQLHMVFPGQIHNWDIWAGTKSHTVFVSGRLFKTFENFFIYPIDYYKNNPVMKLSARVFREMLNEFKGIDRELVFKRGMKEIIFSKFRIIALMFNREVVGKLKHRKKGKLEPLLTRFSLLLLAFGREHRSVKYYADKLGVSANYLNVFCRKHLDMNANSFIAKEVVNVITSELLCAGKSIKQVAVDLNFNDLAGFSNYFKRHNGVSPRQFLEHSGMQEVEE